The genomic window TGGCATAACGGTCGTAACCAAGGAAAATGTGAGCGAATTTGAAACTCCCCAGTGAGTTGATTGTATGAAAGGGGTTATCGGTTTTCTTTTAAGAAGGCGGGAAACAGCTGCCTTCTTAGCTCTTGTTCTTTTATTCGTTGTCCTCTCAGCCGTCCGCCCCAAATCTTTTCCCACTGCGGAGAATCTCGGCATAGTTGCCCGCCAGTTCTCTATGATAGCGACTATGGGGGTGGGTATGACGATGGCTATCGTCCTCGCGGGAATAGACCTCTCCGTGGGAAGCGTCTTAGCTCTCTCGGGATGCGTGACAGCACTTTCAATGACGAAAGGGATAAACATTCCCCTTGCTGTTTTATTTGGGCTTCTTTGTGGAGCTTTTTGCGGTTTCATAAACGGAATAGCTATCGTCGGAGTGAGAATGCCTCCTTTTATAGCCACGCTTGGAATGATGAGCATAGCGCGGGGGTTGACATATGTCATAACAGGTGGGTGGCCGATAACAGGGCTTCCCGAGAAGTTCTTCTTCCTCGGTCAGGGAATGATAGGGGCGGTTCCTATGCCAGTTGTTATTATGTTCTTTTGTCTTATTATCGGGCATATCATAA from bacterium includes these protein-coding regions:
- a CDS encoding ABC transporter permease; translation: MKGVIGFLLRRRETAAFLALVLLFVVLSAVRPKSFPTAENLGIVARQFSMIATMGVGMTMAIVLAGIDLSVGSVLALSGCVTALSMTKGINIPLAVLFGLLCGAFCGFINGIAIVGVRMPPFIATLGMMSIARGLTYVITGGWPITGLPEKFFFLGQGMIGAVPMPVVIMFFCLIIGHIIMSNTVLGRAIYAIGGNEQAAFLSGINVNRVKIIVYTLAGLLSGLAGVVMTSRLSSAQPNSGLGIELDVIAAVIIGGASFAGGEGTIIGTFIGAAFMGILRNGLVLLNVSAYWQQVVIGAVIMGAIAIDFLRTSRMQR